The following are encoded together in the Streptomyces tsukubensis genome:
- a CDS encoding non-ribosomal peptide synthetase, translated as MTLAELFQGQVERDRDAVAVAAGSLEMSYGELDVLTNRLAHWLIERGVGPERLVGLALPRSLELVAAILAVGKAGGAYLPIDPEFPPERVDFMLADASPVLVIDSEVLARDVGRYPRTAPAVTVSASNIAYVMYTSGSTGVPKGVAVTHSGIASLAKTLVERCGVRPGSRVLQFSSLGFDALVWELVLAFPPGATLVVPPPDRLVGERLGHELSGVSHALVVPSVLATVPEEFARRMPGLETLAVCGEACAPELVSRWAPGRRMVNAYGPTESTASATVSDPFTGGAAPIGRPVLDTRVYVLDEAMRLAPPGVNGELYIAGAGLARGYLGRFGLTAERFVADPWGPAGSRMYRTGDVARWNRHGQLEFRGRADEQVKIRGFRVEPGEVEAVLARHPRVSRAAVITREDRPGDKRLVGYVVTATPQESGAGEQIDEWRELYDSVYSTPATVEFGEDFAGWNSSYSGEPIPLAEMREWRDVALDRIRACRPRRVLEIGVGSGVLLSRLVTGVLEYWGTDLSPVVIERLADQVTRAAPAARVELRCQAADDVSGLPAGHFDTVVLNSVVQYFPSGEYLTRVLTQALELLAPGGRIFVGDVRHPESLRLLRTAVERAARPEAAPSELRAAVEHAVLVEKELVVDPEFFTALATGDDRVAGVDVRLKSGRAHNELTRYRYEVVLHKAPVEVVALDGAARVVWGRDITTLDELKDRRDTVRVVGVPNARVAAEAAAARTLSVVGPSGATGTEWDPQEVLDWAAGRGWGAVVTWSEGSVDSFDAVVLPSGPVAGQTLSGVFTAPGVAGRGLVNDPAGSRGTAELTTSLRGYLRERLPAYMVPAAVTVVSHLPLTVNGKLDRAALPSPDYPRSSGYRAPGTPQEEVLCALFAEVLGAPVVGLDDNFFDLGGHSLLATRLAGRVRTVLGAELPIRSVFNTPTVGGLAGVLTEGAADARPALKARPRPEVLPLSFAQRRLWFLHQLEGPSATYNIPLALRLTGEVDRDALHTALRDVVIRHEALRTTFPDVDGAPRQQLIVPDAVRVGWEVRPVTADTLGRALSAAASYGFDLALELPVRGWLFEIGPGESVLLVLLHHIAGDGWSMGPLTRDLMTAYGARRRGREPEWSRLPAQYADYTLWQRELLGEEDGPDSVFSRQTEYWTGRLAGLPDRISLPWDRPRPKVATHQGDHLLFELDPELHHRITALARRLGATVFMVLQAGLAALLHRLGAGTDIPLGSPIAGRTDEALTDLVGFFVNTLVLRTDTSGDPSFTDLVHRVRESDLAAYAHQDIPFEYLVELVNPQRSAAHHPLFQVMLALHNVPPAKLDLAGLEARSEFVSTGTSRFDLFFSLAESHSADGDCQGVTALVEYSTDLFDRDTVDALVARWSRLLHAVVTDPDQHLADIVLLTDDERTRLLADGTGASLDVPPVTVPDLFEAQVARTPHATAVIHEDVSLSFSELNARANRLARLLIEHGAGPERVVAVVVPRSAEMVVAMVAALKAGAAYLPMDPDQPVERIASMVADAGTVVTVTAGEAAAGLPHPPHGQLLVLDDPSVMAELAGRSAVGPTDSDRLCPLRGQHPAYLVYTSGSTGSPKGVLMPSDGLVNLLTWHGANLPVEPGTRTAQFTAVGFDYCVQEVFATLVHGKCLVVPTDEARRNPTALVRWIDRHRVNELYGPLLPIEAICQAARETGSELPSLTDVLQGGQDFRLSAPFREFYGGRDGRRAHNVYGPAETHMATVLSLGTAVDEWPAAVPIGRPIGNTRGYVLDARLELVAPGVAGELYIAGAGLARGYAGRYALTAERFVADPRGPAGSRMYRTGDVVRWNREGQLEFVGRSDEQIKIRGFRVEPGEIEAVLARHPRVDRAVVVAREDTPGGRRLVGYAVATAEAAAQAQEGQPVDPAEVRAFVAGRLPEYMVPAVVVVDRLPLTVNGKLDRAALPAPDYRASTGGRAPRTPQEEVLCGLFADVLGLPAVGVDDSFFEMGGHSLLATRLVGRVRAVLGVEVAIRTILESPTVAGLASRLGMEDQLGACQVVMPLRRSGVRPPLFCVHPSGGMSWSYGGLLKYLSPELPVYGIQARGLGGDDPLPQSLEEMAEDYVRQITSIQPEGPYFLLGWSYGGIVAHAITALLERHGLSVALLVLVDAFPSPSIDEKVVEEVTVMESSKVYVEVLRAYGVEGVGPELTYDQFVTLLRAEQAGLAIADERLFESSQRVMKNCVRLGSAYQHEKVSADLLVFASTVVEGPRVPPESARSPLTRGSWDQYTEGDIKFHTVDTTHARMMQPHAIAEFGPILDIALRAAHEDSVSDSTQSTSERERST; from the coding sequence GTGACGTTGGCAGAGCTGTTCCAGGGACAGGTGGAGCGCGACCGCGACGCGGTGGCCGTGGCAGCCGGGTCCCTGGAGATGTCGTACGGAGAACTGGACGTCCTGACCAACAGGTTGGCGCACTGGCTGATCGAGCGGGGCGTCGGGCCCGAGCGACTGGTGGGCCTGGCACTGCCCCGGTCGCTGGAGCTGGTCGCGGCGATCCTGGCGGTGGGCAAGGCGGGCGGCGCCTACCTGCCCATCGATCCGGAGTTCCCGCCGGAGCGGGTCGACTTCATGCTGGCGGACGCGTCACCGGTGCTGGTGATCGACAGCGAGGTACTGGCCCGCGACGTCGGACGTTACCCGAGGACCGCTCCCGCGGTGACGGTGTCGGCGTCGAACATCGCGTACGTGATGTACACGTCGGGTTCCACCGGGGTGCCCAAGGGCGTCGCGGTGACCCACTCCGGGATCGCGAGCCTCGCCAAGACCCTGGTCGAACGGTGCGGCGTACGCCCCGGCAGCCGAGTGCTCCAGTTCTCGTCGCTGGGCTTCGACGCGCTGGTATGGGAGTTGGTGCTGGCGTTCCCGCCCGGCGCGACCTTGGTCGTGCCGCCCCCCGACCGCTTGGTGGGCGAGCGGCTGGGGCACGAGTTGTCCGGGGTGAGCCACGCCCTCGTGGTGCCGTCCGTGCTGGCGACGGTGCCGGAGGAGTTCGCCCGGCGGATGCCCGGCCTGGAGACGCTCGCGGTGTGCGGCGAGGCGTGCGCTCCTGAACTGGTCTCGCGGTGGGCTCCCGGCCGTCGGATGGTGAACGCGTACGGCCCGACCGAGAGCACCGCCAGTGCCACCGTCAGCGATCCGTTCACCGGCGGCGCCGCACCGATCGGTCGTCCGGTGCTCGACACCCGGGTGTATGTGCTGGACGAGGCAATGCGTCTGGCGCCGCCCGGCGTGAACGGGGAGCTGTACATCGCCGGCGCCGGTCTGGCCCGCGGATATCTGGGCCGCTTCGGGCTGACCGCGGAACGGTTCGTCGCCGATCCCTGGGGTCCCGCCGGATCGCGGATGTACCGCACGGGCGATGTCGCGCGGTGGAACCGCCACGGCCAGCTGGAGTTCCGGGGACGAGCTGACGAGCAGGTCAAGATCCGCGGCTTCCGCGTCGAGCCCGGCGAGGTCGAGGCGGTACTGGCCCGGCACCCGCGAGTGTCCAGGGCCGCGGTGATCACCCGCGAGGACCGGCCCGGGGACAAACGCCTCGTGGGCTATGTGGTCACCGCGACACCCCAGGAATCCGGCGCGGGTGAGCAGATCGACGAGTGGCGTGAACTGTACGACTCCGTGTACTCCACACCGGCCACCGTGGAGTTCGGCGAGGACTTCGCCGGGTGGAACTCCAGCTACTCGGGTGAGCCGATCCCGCTCGCGGAGATGCGGGAGTGGCGTGATGTCGCGCTCGACAGGATCCGCGCGTGTCGACCGCGACGGGTGCTGGAGATCGGTGTCGGCTCGGGTGTGCTGCTGTCGCGGTTGGTCACCGGCGTGCTGGAGTACTGGGGCACGGACCTCTCCCCCGTGGTGATCGAGCGGCTGGCCGATCAGGTGACGCGGGCAGCGCCGGCCGCGCGGGTCGAACTGCGTTGCCAGGCCGCCGACGATGTGTCGGGACTGCCTGCGGGACATTTCGACACGGTCGTACTGAACTCGGTCGTGCAGTACTTCCCGAGCGGCGAGTACCTGACCCGGGTGCTGACCCAGGCGCTGGAGCTGCTGGCTCCCGGCGGTCGGATCTTCGTCGGTGACGTACGCCATCCTGAGTCGTTGCGGCTGCTGCGGACCGCGGTCGAGCGTGCCGCGCGCCCCGAGGCCGCGCCCTCGGAGTTACGCGCGGCCGTCGAACACGCCGTCCTGGTGGAGAAGGAACTGGTCGTCGACCCGGAGTTCTTCACCGCGCTGGCCACGGGCGACGACCGCGTCGCCGGGGTGGACGTGCGGCTGAAGTCCGGCCGTGCGCACAATGAGCTGACCCGGTATCGCTACGAGGTCGTCCTGCACAAGGCGCCCGTGGAGGTGGTCGCGTTGGACGGGGCGGCCCGCGTGGTGTGGGGCCGTGACATCACGACGCTGGACGAACTGAAGGACCGGCGCGACACGGTGCGCGTGGTGGGCGTACCCAACGCCCGAGTGGCCGCCGAGGCCGCCGCGGCACGGACGCTGTCGGTGGTCGGGCCGTCGGGCGCCACGGGGACCGAGTGGGATCCGCAAGAGGTCCTGGACTGGGCGGCCGGACGCGGCTGGGGCGCGGTGGTGACCTGGTCGGAGGGGTCCGTGGACAGCTTCGACGCGGTGGTACTTCCGTCCGGGCCGGTCGCGGGACAGACGTTGTCGGGCGTCTTCACCGCCCCCGGGGTCGCTGGTCGCGGGTTGGTCAACGACCCGGCCGGATCACGCGGGACCGCGGAGCTGACCACGTCGTTGCGCGGATACCTTCGCGAGCGGCTGCCCGCTTACATGGTTCCGGCCGCGGTGACGGTGGTGAGCCATTTGCCTTTGACGGTCAACGGCAAGCTGGACCGTGCGGCGCTCCCGAGCCCCGACTACCCGCGGTCGTCCGGGTACCGGGCGCCAGGCACGCCACAGGAGGAGGTCCTGTGCGCCCTGTTCGCCGAAGTCCTCGGGGCGCCCGTGGTGGGCCTGGACGACAATTTCTTCGACCTGGGCGGCCATTCGCTGCTGGCGACCCGGCTGGCCGGCCGCGTCCGGACCGTGCTGGGCGCGGAGCTGCCGATCCGGTCGGTGTTCAACACGCCCACGGTCGGTGGACTGGCCGGAGTGCTGACCGAAGGGGCGGCCGATGCCCGGCCTGCGCTGAAAGCCCGCCCGCGGCCCGAGGTGCTGCCGTTGTCCTTCGCTCAGCGGCGATTGTGGTTCCTGCACCAACTGGAGGGGCCTTCTGCGACGTACAACATCCCGCTGGCGCTACGCCTGACCGGTGAGGTGGACCGGGACGCGCTGCACACGGCGCTGCGGGACGTGGTGATCCGGCACGAGGCGCTGCGCACCACGTTTCCCGACGTGGACGGGGCACCCCGCCAACAGCTGATCGTCCCCGACGCGGTGCGGGTGGGCTGGGAGGTCCGCCCTGTCACCGCCGACACGCTGGGCCGGGCGTTGTCGGCGGCGGCCTCGTACGGGTTCGACCTGGCCCTGGAACTACCGGTGCGGGGCTGGCTGTTCGAGATCGGACCAGGCGAGAGCGTACTCCTGGTGCTGCTGCACCACATCGCGGGCGACGGCTGGTCGATGGGGCCGCTGACCCGGGATCTGATGACCGCGTACGGCGCCCGGCGGCGGGGCCGGGAACCGGAGTGGTCACGGCTGCCGGCGCAGTACGCCGACTACACGCTCTGGCAACGGGAGCTGCTGGGTGAGGAGGACGGCCCGGACAGTGTGTTCAGCCGGCAGACGGAGTACTGGACCGGCCGACTGGCCGGGCTGCCCGACCGGATCAGCCTCCCGTGGGACCGGCCGCGTCCCAAGGTCGCGACCCACCAGGGTGATCACCTGCTCTTCGAGCTGGATCCCGAGCTGCACCATCGGATCACCGCGCTCGCACGACGGCTGGGCGCGACGGTGTTCATGGTGTTGCAGGCGGGCTTGGCGGCGCTGTTGCACCGGCTTGGCGCGGGCACGGACATCCCGCTGGGAAGCCCGATCGCGGGCCGCACCGACGAGGCACTGACCGATCTCGTGGGGTTCTTCGTCAACACGCTCGTCCTGCGTACCGATACCTCGGGCGACCCGTCCTTCACCGACCTCGTCCACCGGGTACGCGAGAGCGACCTGGCCGCCTACGCCCACCAGGACATCCCCTTCGAATACCTCGTCGAGCTGGTCAATCCCCAGCGCTCCGCCGCCCACCACCCCTTGTTCCAGGTGATGCTGGCGCTGCACAACGTTCCTCCCGCGAAGCTCGATCTGGCAGGCCTGGAGGCCCGTTCCGAGTTCGTCAGCACGGGCACGTCCCGGTTCGACCTGTTCTTCAGCCTCGCCGAGTCGCACTCGGCGGACGGTGACTGCCAAGGCGTCACCGCGTTGGTGGAGTACTCGACGGACCTGTTCGACCGGGACACGGTGGACGCACTGGTGGCTCGGTGGTCACGACTGCTGCACGCGGTCGTGACCGACCCGGACCAGCACCTCGCCGACATCGTGCTGCTCACCGACGACGAACGCACCCGGCTGCTGGCGGACGGGACCGGTGCGTCCCTCGACGTCCCGCCGGTGACCGTACCCGACCTGTTCGAGGCGCAGGTGGCTCGGACACCGCACGCGACAGCGGTGATCCACGAGGACGTGTCCCTGTCCTTCTCCGAACTGAACGCGCGGGCGAACCGGCTGGCGCGGCTGCTGATCGAGCACGGCGCGGGCCCCGAGCGGGTCGTGGCCGTCGTCGTGCCGCGCTCGGCGGAGATGGTCGTCGCCATGGTGGCCGCGCTCAAGGCGGGCGCGGCCTATCTGCCCATGGATCCCGATCAACCCGTCGAACGGATCGCGTCGATGGTGGCGGACGCGGGCACGGTGGTGACCGTTACCGCAGGGGAGGCCGCGGCGGGACTGCCGCACCCCCCGCACGGACAGCTCCTGGTGCTCGACGACCCGTCGGTCATGGCCGAGCTGGCGGGCCGGTCGGCGGTCGGTCCGACCGACAGCGACCGGCTGTGCCCGCTGCGGGGGCAACACCCGGCGTATCTTGTGTACACCTCCGGCTCCACCGGCTCACCCAAGGGCGTCCTGATGCCGTCCGACGGCCTGGTCAACCTGTTGACCTGGCACGGAGCCAACCTGCCTGTCGAGCCAGGCACCAGGACGGCGCAGTTCACAGCGGTCGGTTTCGACTACTGCGTGCAGGAGGTGTTCGCCACGCTCGTGCACGGCAAGTGCCTGGTCGTCCCCACCGACGAGGCGCGCCGGAACCCCACCGCGTTGGTCCGGTGGATCGACCGACACCGGGTGAATGAGCTGTACGGCCCGCTCCTGCCCATCGAGGCCATCTGCCAAGCCGCCCGCGAGACGGGCAGTGAGCTGCCCTCCCTGACGGACGTTCTCCAGGGCGGCCAGGACTTCAGGCTCAGCGCCCCCTTCCGAGAGTTCTACGGCGGCCGCGACGGGCGGCGCGCGCACAACGTGTACGGGCCCGCCGAGACCCACATGGCCACCGTGCTGTCCCTGGGCACGGCGGTGGACGAGTGGCCCGCTGCCGTGCCGATCGGTCGCCCGATCGGCAACACACGCGGGTACGTGCTGGATGCCCGACTGGAGCTGGTGGCGCCCGGCGTCGCAGGAGAGCTGTACATCGCCGGCGCGGGCCTGGCGCGCGGATACGCGGGCCGGTACGCCCTGACCGCCGAACGCTTCGTGGCCGATCCGCGGGGACCGGCCGGGTCGCGGATGTACCGCACCGGTGACGTGGTGCGGTGGAACCGGGAAGGACAGCTGGAGTTCGTGGGCCGCTCCGACGAGCAGATCAAGATCCGCGGCTTCCGCGTCGAACCGGGCGAGATCGAAGCGGTGCTGGCCCGGCATCCGCGGGTGGACCGGGCCGTGGTGGTGGCCCGCGAGGACACCCCGGGTGGCAGGCGCCTCGTGGGCTACGCGGTGGCGACCGCGGAGGCAGCCGCCCAAGCCCAAGAAGGACAGCCGGTCGATCCGGCCGAGGTGCGCGCGTTCGTGGCGGGGCGCCTGCCGGAGTACATGGTTCCGGCCGTGGTGGTGGTCGACCGGTTGCCGCTGACGGTGAACGGCAAGCTGGACCGTGCCGCGCTGCCCGCACCGGACTACCGGGCGTCCACCGGTGGCAGGGCCCCGCGGACACCGCAGGAAGAAGTGCTGTGCGGCCTGTTCGCCGATGTCCTCGGCCTGCCCGCCGTGGGGGTCGACGACAGCTTCTTCGAAATGGGCGGGCATTCGCTGCTGGCGACACGGCTGGTCGGCCGAGTCCGCGCGGTGCTGGGCGTGGAGGTGGCGATCCGGACGATCCTGGAGTCCCCGACCGTCGCCGGGCTGGCGTCCCGACTGGGCATGGAGGACCAGCTGGGCGCCTGCCAGGTCGTGATGCCGCTGCGCCGCAGCGGGGTCAGGCCGCCGCTCTTCTGCGTCCACCCGAGCGGCGGCATGAGCTGGTCGTACGGAGGGCTGCTCAAGTACCTCAGTCCTGAGTTGCCCGTCTACGGCATACAGGCGCGGGGACTGGGCGGGGACGACCCGCTGCCGCAGTCGCTCGAAGAAATGGCCGAGGACTATGTGCGCCAGATTACTTCGATCCAGCCCGAAGGGCCTTATTTCCTCCTGGGATGGTCCTACGGCGGAATCGTCGCCCATGCCATAACCGCCCTCCTTGAACGGCACGGCCTGTCCGTCGCCCTGCTGGTGCTGGTCGACGCGTTCCCGTCGCCGTCGATCGACGAGAAGGTGGTCGAGGAGGTGACGGTCATGGAGTCATCAAAGGTCTATGTGGAGGTACTGAGGGCCTACGGGGTCGAGGGCGTGGGCCCCGAACTGACGTATGACCAGTTCGTGACGCTGCTCCGCGCGGAGCAAGCCGGGCTGGCCATTGCCGACGAGCGGTTGTTCGAATCCTCGCAGCGCGTCATGAAGAACTGTGTCCGGCTGGGTTCGGCGTACCAGCACGAGAAGGTGTCGGCGGATCTCCTGGTATTCGCCTCGACTGTCGTCGAGGGTCCCCGCGTTCCGCCGGAATCCGCACGCTCACCACTGACCAGGGGATCGTGGGATCAGTACACGGAGGGCGACATCAAGTTCCACACCGTCGACACCACGCACGCGCGCATGATGCAGCCGCACGCCATCGCGGAGTTCGGGCCCATCCTGGACATCGCGCTTCGCGCCGCCCACGAGGATTCCGTGAGCGATTCCACGCAGTCGACCAGCGAGAGGGAGCGGTCAACATGA